The DNA region CGAGGGCTATGCTGGATCCAGGGAATAACACCGAACTTCCGGCGATCCCGGCGAAGCGCTACTTCACCATCGGTGAAGTAAGCGAGCTTTGCGGCGTCAAGCCGCATGTCCTTCGCTACTGGGAGCAGGAATTTCCGGCCCTGAAGCCCGTCAAGCGCCGCGGCAACCGCCGCTACTACCAGCGCCACGACGTGCTGATGATCCGCCAGATCCGCTCGCTGCTGTACGACGAGGGTTTCACCATT from Luteibacter mycovicinus includes:
- a CDS encoding MerR family transcriptional regulator, coding for MLDPGNNTELPAIPAKRYFTIGEVSELCGVKPHVLRYWEQEFPALKPVKRRGNRRYYQRHDVLMIRQIRSLLYDEGFTITGARARLEGPQARMEASMSHQIVRQVRLELEEVLTLLRR